From a single Desulfonauticus submarinus genomic region:
- a CDS encoding phosphoribosylaminoimidazolesuccinocarboxamide synthase has protein sequence MKVVKNTSIQEYPLFSKGKVRDIYELNDDQLLIITTDRMSAFDVILPDPIPFKGVVLNQLTIFWMNKFSSIVENHLIETEVKKFPAPLQKYAEELEGRSVIVRKAKPLPIECIVRGYITGSGWKDYIKTGKVCGHVLPKDLKKSEKLPNPIFTPSTKAELGEHDENITLSQAKAKIGEVLLNTIEEISLTLYSKAQEYAWDRGIIIADTKFEFGIKDKKIYLIDEVLTPDSSRFWPKETYTPGKDQPSFDKQYLRDWLTNSGWDKTPPGPKLPPEVIEQTQKKYLQAYEFLTGKTL, from the coding sequence ATGAAAGTAGTAAAAAACACATCCATACAAGAATATCCACTATTTTCAAAAGGAAAAGTGCGAGACATTTATGAATTAAATGATGACCAACTCCTTATTATTACTACTGATCGAATGAGTGCTTTTGATGTGATCTTACCAGATCCTATTCCTTTTAAAGGAGTTGTATTAAATCAACTTACTATCTTTTGGATGAATAAATTTTCTTCAATAGTAGAAAACCACCTTATAGAAACAGAAGTAAAAAAATTTCCCGCACCTCTTCAAAAATATGCTGAAGAATTAGAAGGAAGAAGCGTAATTGTTCGTAAAGCAAAACCTCTTCCCATAGAATGCATTGTGCGTGGCTATATTACTGGTTCAGGCTGGAAAGATTATATAAAAACAGGAAAAGTTTGTGGTCATGTTTTACCTAAAGATCTAAAAAAATCAGAAAAATTACCCAACCCAATCTTTACTCCTTCCACTAAGGCGGAATTAGGAGAACATGATGAAAACATTACTTTATCCCAAGCCAAAGCCAAAATCGGCGAGGTTCTCTTAAATACCATTGAAGAGATATCTTTAACATTATATTCTAAAGCTCAAGAATATGCATGGGATAGGGGTATTATAATAGCAGATACAAAATTTGAATTTGGGATAAAAGACAAAAAAATATATCTCATAGATGAAGTATTAACTCCAGATTCCTCTCGATTTTGGCCTAAAGAAACTTATACTCCTGGTAAAGATCAACCAAGTTTTGATAAACAATACTTACGTGACTGGCTAACAAACTCAGGATGGGACAAAACACCACCTGGACCAAAACTTCCTCCAGAGGTTATCGAACAAACTCAAAAAAAATATCTTCAAGCCTATGAATTTTTAACAGGAAAAACTCTATAA
- a CDS encoding NapC/NirT family cytochrome c, translated as MRILLKIILLFFLIVGIGFPLFSMTYYTMVRTSTPKFCSSCHEIEWAYDTWKSSAHAFNSKGVVADCMDCHLPAPHDTWSFFFAKTYHGLKDIIIHLSYDDPIKEYNHEENRKKVYATMKNEQCQKCHRNLLYLSNNRGAMLAHRSVLYPRKGYEKRCVDCHQNLVHKQRSFFVLNKM; from the coding sequence ATGAGAATTTTGTTAAAAATAATTTTATTATTTTTTCTCATAGTTGGTATAGGTTTTCCTCTCTTTAGTATGACTTATTATACAATGGTAAGAACTTCAACTCCAAAGTTTTGCTCTTCTTGTCATGAAATAGAATGGGCATATGATACATGGAAAAGTTCAGCCCACGCCTTTAATTCTAAAGGAGTTGTTGCTGATTGCATGGATTGCCATTTACCAGCACCCCATGATACGTGGAGTTTTTTCTTTGCAAAAACTTATCATGGCTTAAAAGATATTATTATACATTTGAGCTATGACGATCCTATCAAAGAATATAATCATGAAGAAAATCGTAAAAAAGTATATGCAACTATGAAAAATGAACAATGCCAGAAGTGCCATCGTAATTTGCTGTATTTAAGTAATAATAGGGGAGCTATGTTGGCTCATAGGTCTGTGTTATATCCTAGAAAAGGATATGAAAAGCGGTGTGTAGATTGTCATCAAAATTTGGTTCATAAACAGAGAAGTTTTTTTGTACTAAATAAAATGTAA
- the nspC gene encoding carboxynorspermidine decarboxylase, with translation MLDLAKHSLLNVEKNFPSKLIQKVQTPCYLISEPIIEDNCKILKQIQDQTGAKILLALKAFLLPSTFPIIRKYLCGICASGLFEAKVGSNFFKKEVHTFSPAYKKEEIEEIASCSTTLIFNSIYQLYNFLPVVKKINPKIQIGLRINPLYSEIKTKLYDPCQPGSRFGILPHQLNTDTLQKIDGFHFHALCEQDSPTLKNVLRSVEHHFGNYLYKLKWINLGGGHHITRQGYNKDLLMEIIFNLQKKYDLTVYLEPGEAVVLNAGVLVTKVLDIVENDIKIAILDTSAENHMPDVLAMPYRPQIVGAAEPNHYPYTYRLGGITCLAGDIIGDYSFKLPLQREQKLVFTDMALYSFVKNTTFNGINLPSIITFNNQQQITFSRHFTYQDFIQKYSSM, from the coding sequence ATGTTAGACCTTGCTAAACACTCTCTCTTAAATGTGGAAAAAAACTTTCCAAGCAAACTTATACAAAAAGTGCAAACACCTTGCTATCTTATTAGCGAGCCAATAATTGAAGACAATTGTAAAATCTTAAAACAAATTCAAGATCAAACAGGGGCCAAGATTCTCTTGGCCCTTAAAGCCTTTTTACTGCCATCTACTTTTCCAATAATTCGTAAATATCTCTGTGGTATATGTGCCAGTGGTCTGTTTGAAGCCAAAGTAGGGTCTAATTTTTTTAAAAAAGAAGTCCATACCTTTTCTCCAGCTTATAAAAAAGAAGAAATTGAAGAAATTGCATCTTGTTCTACTACCCTTATCTTTAACTCTATCTATCAACTTTATAATTTTTTACCAGTTGTAAAGAAAATAAATCCTAAAATACAAATAGGCCTGCGCATAAACCCACTTTATTCAGAAATAAAAACAAAACTCTATGATCCTTGCCAACCAGGATCTAGATTTGGAATTTTACCTCATCAGCTAAATACTGATACACTTCAAAAAATAGATGGATTTCATTTTCATGCTTTATGTGAACAAGATAGCCCTACCCTAAAAAATGTTCTTCGCTCTGTAGAACATCACTTTGGAAATTATTTGTATAAACTTAAATGGATAAATTTAGGTGGAGGACATCATATTACCAGACAAGGATATAATAAAGATCTTTTAATGGAAATTATATTTAACCTACAGAAAAAATACGATCTTACTGTTTATTTAGAACCAGGAGAAGCTGTAGTCTTAAATGCTGGAGTATTAGTTACTAAGGTTTTAGATATTGTAGAAAATGATATAAAAATTGCTATTTTAGACACATCAGCAGAAAATCACATGCCAGATGTTCTGGCTATGCCCTATAGGCCTCAAATTGTAGGTGCAGCAGAACCTAATCACTATCCTTATACTTATAGACTTGGAGGTATAACCTGTTTAGCAGGAGACATTATTGGCGATTACTCTTTTAAATTACCTCTTCAAAGAGAACAAAAGTTAGTTTTTACAGATATGGCATTATACTCTTTTGTGAAAAATACCACCTTTAATGGCATTAACCTCCCCAGCATCATTACTTTTAATAATCAACAACAAATCACCTTTTCTCGTCACTTCACATATCAAGATTTTATTCAAAAATATTCTTCTATGTAG
- the ansA gene encoding asparaginase gives MKKKVLIIYTGGTIGMCKKENGYAPKEGFFQKLLEKKIPELKDPHLPKIEILEYNPLLDSSDIKPENWIKIAKDIFAHYKEFDGFVILHGTDTLAYTASALSFLLHGLDKPVILTGSQVPLVETRNDARENLISSLVLSTCYPIYEVCICFGNKLLRGCRATKVDAQSFDAFDSPNFPLLAKVGVEIVLNEQVLNRKESQYFKLLLDQLKSEKLAIVPLFPGISPDVIYSLCEAEIKGIILESFGTGNGPGQDKMFLEAIKAGVDKGIVFVNRTQCLKGRVMAEEYASGRALIDAGVINGKDMTREALVAKMMCLFQLGFSCEDFKKEIIKNWCGEIST, from the coding sequence TTGAAAAAGAAAGTTTTGATTATATATACTGGAGGAACTATTGGAATGTGTAAAAAAGAAAATGGTTATGCACCCAAGGAAGGCTTTTTTCAAAAACTTTTAGAAAAAAAAATTCCAGAACTTAAAGATCCTCATCTCCCTAAGATTGAAATTTTAGAATATAATCCCTTGTTAGATTCTTCAGATATTAAACCAGAAAATTGGATTAAAATCGCTAAGGACATTTTTGCCCATTATAAAGAATTTGACGGATTTGTTATTCTTCATGGCACAGATACTCTAGCGTATACTGCTTCTGCCCTTAGTTTTTTGTTACATGGTTTAGATAAGCCTGTAATCTTAACAGGCTCTCAAGTACCCCTTGTGGAGACAAGAAATGATGCTCGAGAAAATCTTATTTCTTCTTTGGTGTTATCTACGTGCTATCCTATTTATGAAGTTTGTATTTGTTTTGGCAATAAATTATTAAGAGGGTGTAGAGCTACAAAGGTTGATGCTCAGTCTTTTGATGCCTTTGATTCCCCTAATTTTCCCCTTTTAGCAAAAGTTGGAGTAGAAATTGTTTTAAATGAACAGGTTTTAAATAGGAAAGAATCTCAATATTTTAAACTGCTATTAGATCAATTAAAGTCAGAAAAATTGGCAATAGTTCCCTTGTTTCCTGGTATAAGCCCTGATGTAATTTATTCCTTGTGTGAGGCGGAAATAAAGGGAATTATTTTAGAAAGTTTTGGAACAGGAAATGGTCCTGGTCAAGATAAGATGTTTTTAGAAGCTATAAAAGCAGGGGTTGATAAAGGAATTGTTTTTGTAAATAGAACGCAATGTTTAAAGGGTAGAGTTATGGCAGAAGAATATGCAAGTGGAAGAGCTTTAATAGATGCAGGTGTGATTAATGGAAAAGATATGACTAGAGAGGCTTTGGTAGCAAAGATGATGTGCTTATTTCAATTAGGTTTTAGTTGTGAAGATTTTAAAAAAGAAATAATAAAAAATTGGTGTGGAGAAATTTCTACATAG
- a CDS encoding multiheme c-type cytochrome: MRAKFRWIVCLVGVVGLFIAISGYAKNNPKTKEFRVERGMSKQGQACIECHKVETPGLFVDWANSRHAHANISCIDCHQAEEHDLDVSKTHFKQYQRSDSKWGTSDYRVPISAVVTPKDCSRCHPDEVKQYSRSKHANTLEIIWKLDPWLNQGMNTDWERTAGCFYCHGTVLKVDKNGKFDPKTWPNVGVGRLNLDGSLGSCTSCHTRHRFSVMDARKPEACGQCHLGPDHPQIEIFKESKHGDIYDAFKHEYNFDAAPGTWTPGVDFRGPTCASCHMSGAGTVMTTHDVTERLSWETQAPLTIRPSEFKPFPAKTNWKVERNKMKEICKQCHGQTWVDDHYIKLDQVVKEYNENYFKPAKAMLTKLYEKGLLDKSRFFDERLEVEFYELWHHEGRRARMGAAMMAPDYAWWHGFYECKHRFNRFMAEANHLLKTGKKAEKYDNFPGTGGNTTRPYQIFGRKK; the protein is encoded by the coding sequence ATGAGGGCAAAATTTAGATGGATTGTATGTTTGGTGGGTGTGGTAGGGCTATTTATTGCTATATCTGGATATGCAAAAAACAATCCCAAGACTAAAGAATTTCGGGTCGAAAGGGGAATGTCAAAACAAGGACAAGCTTGTATTGAGTGCCATAAAGTAGAAACTCCTGGTTTGTTTGTGGACTGGGCAAATTCTAGGCATGCACATGCAAATATTTCTTGTATTGATTGTCATCAGGCAGAGGAGCATGACTTAGATGTGAGCAAAACTCATTTTAAACAATATCAGCGCTCTGATAGTAAGTGGGGAACTTCGGATTATAGAGTTCCTATCTCTGCTGTAGTAACTCCTAAGGACTGCTCTAGATGTCACCCTGATGAAGTAAAACAATATTCTCGCAGTAAGCATGCAAATACTTTAGAAATTATTTGGAAACTTGATCCTTGGTTAAACCAAGGGATGAATACAGATTGGGAACGCACTGCAGGTTGTTTTTATTGTCATGGTACGGTATTAAAAGTGGATAAAAATGGTAAATTTGATCCTAAAACTTGGCCAAATGTTGGAGTTGGACGACTTAACTTAGATGGCAGTTTAGGAAGCTGTACTAGTTGTCATACAAGGCATAGATTTTCTGTCATGGATGCTAGAAAGCCAGAAGCTTGCGGACAATGTCATCTAGGTCCAGATCACCCTCAAATTGAGATTTTTAAAGAATCAAAACATGGAGATATCTATGATGCATTTAAACATGAGTATAATTTTGACGCAGCGCCTGGTACTTGGACGCCTGGAGTAGATTTCAGGGGACCAACTTGTGCTTCTTGTCATATGTCTGGGGCAGGAACAGTGATGACTACTCACGATGTGACTGAACGTCTTTCTTGGGAAACTCAAGCCCCACTTACTATTCGTCCTTCTGAATTTAAACCATTCCCAGCTAAAACTAATTGGAAAGTAGAAAGAAATAAAATGAAAGAAATTTGTAAACAGTGTCATGGTCAAACATGGGTTGATGATCACTATATTAAATTAGACCAAGTGGTAAAAGAGTATAATGAAAATTACTTTAAACCTGCGAAGGCAATGTTGACTAAACTTTATGAAAAAGGTTTACTTGATAAGTCGAGATTTTTTGATGAGAGACTAGAAGTAGAGTTTTATGAATTATGGCATCATGAGGGTAGAAGAGCAAGAATGGGTGCAGCTATGATGGCCCCTGATTATGCATGGTGGCATGGATTTTATGAGTGTAAACATCGTTTTAATAGATTTATGGCTGAAGCGAATCATCTTTTAAAGACTGGCAAGAAAGCTGAAAAATATGATAACTTTCCAGGAACAGGAGGAAATACTACAAGACCTTATCAAATTTTTGGTAGAAAAAAATAG
- the hisD gene encoding histidinol dehydrogenase has product MNINKFIYRNQGDWGNIKTWLSKRNKPNLEIEEQVWEIINQVKEKGDTALIKYTQKFDCPNFNSKLLSVKEEEIQQAISQIDKQDLNIIKEARDNIFKFHEHQKEKSWFTPNSDGTILGQLVNPVPKAGLYIPGGQGGETPLISSLLMNAIPAIIAGVREIILVSPPRKDGTLNPYLLATAHLLGLKKIFKIGSAWAIAALALGTETIPQVDIIVGPGNIFVTMAKKLLQGQVGIDMIAGPSEITILASKQADPKFIASDLLSQAEHDSMAASILISPSSILLQTVEDELKRQLSSLPRKKIATESLTNWGALIEVPDLGVGIELVNLIAPEHFELLADNPWQFIGKIKNAGAVFIGEYTPEPIGDYFAGPNHVLPTMSTARFAQALSVETFYKKTSLLYTPFSYIKKHGDKIAKLARLEGLEAHAKSIEIRLKED; this is encoded by the coding sequence ATGAATATCAACAAATTTATCTACCGAAATCAAGGAGACTGGGGCAATATTAAAACATGGCTTTCTAAAAGAAATAAACCTAATTTAGAAATAGAAGAACAAGTTTGGGAAATTATTAACCAAGTAAAGGAAAAAGGCGATACAGCCTTAATAAAATATACACAAAAATTTGATTGCCCAAATTTTAACTCAAAACTTTTATCTGTAAAAGAAGAAGAAATACAACAAGCAATATCTCAAATTGATAAACAAGACTTAAATATTATAAAAGAAGCCAGAGATAACATTTTTAAATTCCACGAACATCAAAAAGAAAAATCATGGTTTACGCCCAATTCTGACGGAACAATTTTAGGCCAATTAGTAAACCCTGTTCCCAAAGCAGGGTTATATATCCCAGGTGGCCAAGGAGGAGAGACTCCTCTTATTTCTTCACTTTTAATGAATGCCATTCCAGCTATTATTGCTGGAGTAAGAGAAATCATTCTAGTTTCTCCCCCTAGAAAAGATGGCACTTTAAATCCATATCTTCTAGCTACTGCGCACTTATTAGGATTAAAAAAAATATTTAAAATAGGCTCTGCATGGGCAATTGCTGCTCTTGCCCTTGGAACAGAAACGATCCCTCAAGTAGATATTATAGTTGGACCAGGAAATATATTTGTGACTATGGCTAAAAAACTTCTTCAGGGACAAGTTGGCATTGATATGATTGCAGGCCCTAGTGAAATTACAATTCTTGCTTCTAAACAAGCTGATCCCAAATTCATTGCCAGCGATTTACTCTCTCAAGCAGAACATGATTCTATGGCAGCAAGTATTTTAATTTCTCCATCTTCGATTCTTCTTCAGACTGTAGAAGACGAATTAAAAAGACAACTATCCTCTCTACCTAGAAAAAAAATCGCTACAGAATCTCTTACTAACTGGGGAGCTTTAATAGAAGTCCCTGATTTGGGAGTAGGAATAGAATTAGTAAATCTTATTGCGCCAGAGCATTTTGAGCTCCTAGCAGACAATCCCTGGCAGTTTATAGGAAAAATAAAGAATGCAGGAGCTGTCTTTATAGGGGAATATACTCCCGAGCCCATAGGAGATTATTTTGCAGGACCAAATCATGTTTTACCTACCATGTCTACTGCTAGATTTGCCCAAGCACTCAGTGTAGAAACATTTTACAAAAAAACCAGCCTTCTATATACTCCTTTTAGTTATATTAAAAAACATGGTGATAAAATCGCCAAACTAGCTAGACTAGAAGGCCTAGAGGCACATGCTAAAAGCATAGAAATACGCTTAAAAGAAGATTAA
- a CDS encoding D-2-hydroxyacid dehydrogenase — MQIVVLDGYTLNPGDLDWKPLKSLGEVKIYDRTPQEKIIKRAKDAQIIFTNKTVLNEKVLSQLPEVKYIGVLATGYNVVDISYCKKHKIIVTNVPGYGPKTVAQMVFAHILEFTNHVYEHHLSVLNGEWSQKTDFCYWKYPLIELSNKTLGIIGYGQIGKEVALLGHAFGMNILVNTRTVPKTAPNYVKFVSLKKLANESDFISLNCPLTPTTHHLINKNFFQQMKQSAFIINCGRGQLINEKDLKYALETKQIAGAGIDVLSQEPPPKNHPLFKCPNIHFTPHIAWATKEARQRLLNIAIENLAAFLQGKPQNIVN; from the coding sequence ATGCAAATAGTTGTTCTTGATGGATATACTTTAAATCCAGGAGATTTGGATTGGAAACCTTTAAAATCCTTGGGTGAAGTAAAAATATACGATAGAACACCCCAAGAAAAAATTATCAAACGAGCTAAAGATGCTCAAATTATTTTTACTAATAAAACTGTTTTAAATGAAAAAGTTTTATCTCAACTTCCAGAAGTAAAATATATTGGAGTATTAGCTACGGGATATAATGTAGTTGACATATCATATTGTAAAAAACACAAAATTATAGTTACAAATGTCCCAGGATATGGGCCAAAAACAGTAGCTCAAATGGTTTTTGCCCATATCCTAGAATTTACAAACCATGTTTATGAACATCATTTAAGTGTTTTAAATGGTGAATGGTCCCAAAAAACAGACTTTTGCTACTGGAAATATCCTCTCATAGAATTATCTAATAAGACTCTTGGAATTATCGGATATGGACAAATAGGAAAAGAAGTGGCTTTATTAGGGCATGCCTTTGGGATGAATATTTTAGTAAACACGCGGACTGTTCCTAAAACCGCCCCTAATTATGTTAAATTTGTCAGTCTTAAAAAACTGGCCAACGAAAGTGATTTTATCTCTCTTAATTGTCCTTTGACTCCAACTACTCATCATTTAATAAATAAAAATTTTTTCCAGCAAATGAAACAGAGCGCTTTTATTATAAACTGTGGCAGAGGACAATTAATAAACGAAAAAGATTTAAAATATGCTTTAGAAACAAAACAAATTGCAGGGGCTGGCATAGATGTTTTGAGTCAAGAACCACCTCCTAAAAATCATCCTTTATTTAAATGTCCTAATATTCATTTTACTCCTCACATTGCCTGGGCAACTAAAGAAGCTCGTCAACGACTTTTAAATATTGCTATAGAAAACTTAGCAGCTTTTTTACAAGGTAAACCCCAAAATATTGTTAATTAA
- a CDS encoding saccharopine dehydrogenase family protein: MSKVVIIGAGGVGNVVTQKCASHPEVFEEILLASRTLTKCEKIAKQVKENYNKDIHIQQIDAENVPALVSLLKDFKPTIVINVALPYQDLCIMDACLEAGVHYLDTANYEPKDNPKFEYKYQWAYQEKYAQAGLMAILGCGFDPGVTNAFCAYAQKHLFDEITQIDILDCNAGDHGHPFATNFNPEINIREITQTVRHWQNGKWVETPPVIEENCIHFTFNYPEVGPRESYLLYHEEMESLVKHIKGLKKIRFWMTFSDTYLTHLRVLKNVGLTRIDEVEFEGCKIVPLKFLKALLPDPASLGTNYKGKTVIGCIFQGFKDGQKIKKYIYNICDHAKAYQEVKAQAVSYTTGVPAMAGAMMVLKEIWKGKGVFNIEELDPDPFLKTIAENGLPWEVQDFSGSLPE, translated from the coding sequence ATGAGCAAAGTAGTTATAATCGGTGCAGGAGGAGTAGGTAATGTAGTTACTCAAAAATGCGCTAGCCATCCTGAAGTATTTGAAGAAATTCTCCTTGCTAGCAGAACGTTAACAAAGTGTGAAAAAATAGCCAAACAGGTAAAAGAAAATTATAATAAAGATATTCATATCCAACAAATAGACGCAGAAAATGTTCCTGCTTTAGTATCCCTTCTAAAAGATTTTAAGCCTACTATAGTTATAAATGTAGCCTTACCTTATCAAGATCTTTGTATTATGGATGCCTGCTTAGAGGCTGGTGTTCATTATTTAGATACTGCAAACTATGAGCCAAAAGATAACCCTAAATTTGAATATAAATATCAATGGGCTTATCAAGAAAAATATGCTCAGGCTGGCCTAATGGCTATTTTAGGATGTGGATTTGATCCTGGAGTTACTAACGCTTTTTGTGCTTATGCTCAAAAACATCTATTTGATGAAATTACCCAGATTGATATTTTAGACTGCAATGCAGGTGATCATGGGCATCCATTTGCTACAAATTTTAATCCTGAAATAAATATTAGAGAAATTACACAAACAGTTCGCCATTGGCAAAATGGGAAATGGGTGGAAACTCCACCTGTGATAGAAGAAAACTGCATACACTTTACATTTAATTATCCTGAGGTAGGTCCAAGAGAAAGTTATCTTCTCTATCATGAAGAAATGGAGTCCTTAGTCAAACATATAAAAGGTCTTAAAAAAATCAGATTTTGGATGACATTTTCTGACACATATCTTACCCATCTTAGGGTTTTAAAAAACGTAGGACTTACAAGAATAGATGAAGTGGAATTTGAAGGATGTAAAATAGTACCTTTAAAATTCTTAAAAGCCCTTTTGCCAGATCCTGCTAGTCTTGGAACAAATTATAAAGGAAAAACTGTAATTGGCTGTATTTTTCAAGGATTTAAGGATGGCCAAAAAATAAAAAAATATATTTACAACATTTGCGACCACGCTAAAGCATATCAAGAAGTAAAAGCCCAGGCTGTATCCTATACCACAGGGGTACCTGCTATGGCTGGTGCAATGATGGTTTTAAAAGAGATTTGGAAAGGCAAAGGTGTTTTTAATATAGAAGAACTTGATCCTGATCCCTTTTTGAAAACTATTGCAGAAAATGGACTCCCATGGGAAGTACAGGACTTTTCTGGTTCTTTGCCAGAATAA
- a CDS encoding enoyl-ACP reductase FabI produces the protein MLLKDKKALIFGVANNKSIAYGIAKAFKEQGASLAFNYLGEALKKRVQPLSKELGGDFIFDCDVSNDEQIEQAKQLVEEKWGKVDILIHSVAFAKREDLKGRFIETSREGFHIALDISAYSLVRLCQAFEPLFTEQASIITLSYYGAQKVVRNYNVMGVAKAALEASVRYLALDLGENNIRINAISAGPIKTLAASGISGFKTIFKTIEEKAPLKRNVTQEDVAKTALYLASDLSSGVTGEVIFVDSGYNILGI, from the coding sequence ATGCTTTTAAAAGACAAAAAGGCTTTAATCTTTGGTGTAGCAAATAACAAATCAATTGCTTATGGGATTGCCAAAGCCTTTAAAGAACAGGGGGCATCTTTAGCTTTTAACTACCTTGGAGAGGCGTTAAAAAAGCGAGTTCAACCTCTAAGTAAAGAACTTGGAGGAGATTTTATATTCGACTGCGATGTAAGCAATGACGAACAAATTGAACAGGCCAAACAATTAGTGGAAGAAAAATGGGGAAAAGTAGATATTTTAATTCACTCTGTAGCCTTTGCCAAAAGAGAAGACTTAAAAGGTCGTTTTATTGAAACCTCAAGGGAAGGATTTCATATAGCCTTAGATATCTCTGCTTATTCTTTGGTCAGACTTTGTCAGGCATTTGAACCACTCTTTACAGAACAAGCATCTATAATTACTTTAAGTTATTATGGAGCTCAAAAAGTAGTTAGAAACTATAATGTAATGGGAGTTGCTAAGGCTGCACTTGAGGCAAGTGTACGCTATTTGGCCTTAGATTTAGGAGAAAACAATATCAGGATAAATGCTATTAGTGCAGGACCAATTAAAACATTGGCGGCAAGTGGAATCTCTGGATTTAAAACCATATTTAAGACAATAGAAGAAAAAGCACCTTTAAAAAGAAATGTAACCCAAGAAGATGTAGCAAAAACTGCTCTTTATCTTGCTTCAGATTTATCATCAGGAGTAACAGGAGAAGTAATTTTTGTAGATTCTGGTTATAACATTTTGGGAATCTAA
- a CDS encoding OmpA family protein — protein MRKFLLYLFLNIILLIPVQTRANDVVYTPKADNFIFLVDHSGSMAMHLTEETLKIHKAKEVLTKINELLPPLKVQMGLYTITPFEEYLSIAPYDKTKFKDNIDDISERFSVFGRLTPLGNDLKKIEPILSKLKGKTKVIVITDGGQNKGLSPIDSLKEIYEKYPNVCFYFIGVGSNPKQTKLLTKLTELKECSFFIEAKDLSSQQEVTSYLEKVFYGEKTTEITKKATKSKPIPIQKPIVKPKPKVVKPKPSIKPKTVAPIVKVEQSILLRSINFDFNSAKIKKEALPILKEVAVILKQYPNKKIIIAGHTCSLGPAKYNLKLSKKRAQSVAKFLIAQGIKKTRIKTIGYGESKPKFSNATKKGRSLNRRVEITLK, from the coding sequence ATGCGTAAATTTCTCTTATATCTTTTCTTAAACATTATTTTATTAATACCTGTTCAAACAAGGGCAAACGATGTTGTTTATACTCCAAAAGCAGATAACTTCATCTTTCTTGTAGATCATTCTGGCTCTATGGCCATGCACTTAACTGAGGAAACACTAAAAATACATAAAGCAAAAGAAGTGCTTACTAAAATCAATGAACTTTTACCTCCGTTAAAAGTTCAAATGGGCCTATACACCATTACTCCTTTTGAAGAGTATCTCTCAATTGCCCCTTACGACAAAACTAAATTTAAAGATAATATAGACGATATTTCTGAAAGATTTTCCGTATTTGGTAGATTAACGCCTTTAGGCAATGATTTAAAAAAGATAGAACCTATATTAAGTAAATTAAAAGGTAAAACAAAAGTTATTGTTATTACTGATGGTGGGCAAAATAAAGGATTATCTCCAATTGATTCCTTAAAAGAAATTTATGAAAAATATCCAAATGTATGTTTTTATTTTATTGGAGTAGGTAGCAATCCCAAACAAACCAAGCTCTTAACAAAATTAACAGAACTAAAAGAATGTAGCTTTTTTATAGAAGCAAAGGATTTATCCTCACAACAAGAAGTAACTTCTTATTTAGAAAAAGTTTTTTATGGAGAGAAAACAACAGAGATAACTAAAAAAGCAACCAAATCTAAACCTATTCCTATTCAAAAGCCTATAGTAAAACCCAAACCAAAAGTTGTAAAACCAAAGCCTTCAATTAAACCTAAAACGGTGGCTCCTATAGTTAAAGTAGAGCAATCAATTCTACTTCGTTCTATTAATTTTGACTTTAATTCCGCTAAAATCAAAAAAGAAGCTCTTCCCATATTAAAAGAAGTAGCCGTTATCCTAAAACAATACCCTAACAAAAAAATCATTATTGCAGGTCATACCTGTAGCCTTGGTCCAGCTAAATATAACTTAAAACTTTCTAAAAAACGAGCTCAAAGTGTAGCAAAATTCTTAATCGCTCAAGGGATTAAAAAAACACGCATTAAAACCATTGGTTATGGTGAAAGTAAGCCTAAATTTTCTAATGCAACTAAAAAGGGAAGAAGTTTAAACAGACGGGTTGAGATAACTCTCAAATAG